A stretch of the Harpia harpyja isolate bHarHar1 chromosome 5, bHarHar1 primary haplotype, whole genome shotgun sequence genome encodes the following:
- the FRRS1L gene encoding DOMON domain-containing protein FRRS1L — MAVRSRGAWRRRLLLLLLLLLLAGSAASPAEEGGGRREAAGGGEHGEEAARPHHDSSYGTFASEFYDLRYLSEEGYPFPTAPPVDPFAKIRVDDCGKTKGCFRYGKPGCNAETCDYFLSYRRIGADVEFELSADTDGWVAVGFSSDKKMGGDDVMACVHDDNGRVRIQHFYNVGQWAKEIQRNPARDEEGVFENNRVTCRFKRPVYVPREETIVDLHLSWYYLFAWGPAIQGSITRHDIDSPPVSERVVSIYKYEDIFMPSAAYQTFSSPFCLLLIVALTFYLLMGTP; from the exons atggcggtGCGGAGCCGCGGCGcttggcggcggcggctgctgctgctgctgctgctgctgctgctggcgggcTCCGCCGCCAGCCCGGCGGAGGAaggcggcgggaggcgggaggcggcgggcggcggggagcacGGCGAGGAAGCGGCGCGGCCTCACCACGATTCTTCGTACGGCACCTTCGCCAGCGAGTTTTACGACCTGCGCTACCTCTCCGAGGAGG GTTACCCTTTCCCTACTGCTCCTCCTGTGGATCCCTTCGCAAAAATAAGAGTGGATGACTGTGGAAAAACCAAGGGATGCTTCAG GTACGGTAAACCTGGATGCAATGCAGAGACTTGTGACTACTTTCTAAGTTACCGTAGAATAGGAGCTGATGTTGAATTTGAGTTGAGTGCCGATACTGATGGCTGGGTGGCGGTGGGATTTTCCTCAGACAAGAAAATG GGAGGAGATGATGTCATGGCTTGTGTTCATGATGATAACGGAAGAGTCCGAATACAGCACTTCTATAATGTCGGTCAGTGGGCTAAAGAAATCCAGAGAAATCCTGCTAGAGATGAAGAAGGGGTTTTTGAAAACAATCGTGTAACATGTCGATTCAAGCGTCCTGTATATGTTCCCCGAGAGGAAACCATCGTAGATCTGCACTTGAGTTGGTACTATCTGTTTGCTTGGGGTCCAGCAATTCAGG GTTCTATAACTCGTCATGATATAGACTCACCACCTGTATCAGAGCGTGTTGTCAGTATTTACAAGTATGAAGATATTTTCATGCCATCGGCTGCCTATcaaaccttctcttctccattctGCTTACTCCTCATTGTTGCACTGACCTTCTATTTATTGATGGGAACCCCATGA